The DNA region TCATGTTTGTTCCATTTGAAAAGCTTACctgaccaggcacagtggtgcacacctgaaaccctggcaactcaggaggccaaaacaggaggattgcaggtttgagaccagcctgggtaactttgcaagaccttgtctcaaaattttaaaaaaagcactggagttgtagctcagtgatagagcacttgcctaggacattgaaggtactgagttcaatcctcagcaccacataaaagtaaataaataaaggtattgtgtctgtctacaactaaaaatatatatttaaaaaaaaaaataaaaggagctaaggatgtagctcagtaatgaagcgccccaggttcaatcctcagtactgcaaaaattttaaaaaataaacaacttggaCCTAGTCTGAGCACTTCCTTGAGCAACCTCCTTAGGACAGTCTGGAATGCCTGTAACCATTGCCCATCTACAAGGACTGATGCACCTAGCTCTGTGCTCATATGTTATCTGTATTCCCTAGGCCTCTCAGCCTCCAGGTGTGTGAGCCTGGACAAGCATTCCATCTGTGTTGGAATTGTCATGGGATCCAACAAGGCCCTCGCCGTGAGGCTCTCAGCACAGGCTGATGTGTATACAGGAAGTGTGTTAGTGCAGTCGCTTTATCATAGGGGCAAGGGAGGGTTCTGGGGAATTGGAAACATCAATATCAatactccctccctctcccccctcctttGGTACTGAAGTTGAGccaaggggtactttaccactgagctacatatatagccctttttatttttttgagaccgggccttgctaagttgctgaggacctcactaaactgtcagctgtccttgaacttgtgatcctcctgcctcaccctcctcaGTTGCAGGAATTATAGGCTTGCACTGCCACCCCtggcttccctccctctcttctgcaGGTTTCAGGACCATGAGTGGATCAGGTCGGATAAGCGTGGCCATTTCTTCCTTGAGTTCTTGAAGCTACAGACAGTGCCTGTGCAGGCTGTGGACGCCAGTGGCTGTGCCATCAACTACGACGGCCTGGACAACCTCTGTGAGGGGGCAGAAAGGGAAGGGGTCGGAGGGCCTCCGCATCTTCCTTTCTGGTGGTAGGCTCCAGACAGCCCCTGCTACCCTCCTGCCTTCTCCCACCACAGTGCCCCTGAAGGAGCTCCAGTCCCTGTCGCTGCAGCGCTGCCCCAATGTGGACGACTGGTGTCTCAGCCGCCTCTACCTCCTGGCCGGTTCACTGCAGGAGCTCTCACTATCAGGGTGTCCCCACATCTCTGAACGGGGCCTCGCCTGCCTCCACCACCTCCAGTAAGACCTCagctcagcctgggccctgccccaGGGCATCTCCCACCCGACCCTGATGCTGGAGAGAAAGTGGGGAGGGAGCAATTTTGGGCTGTCCCTATACCCTAAGGTTGTGGGGTAGGTATGGATGAGCAGTCGCACGCAGCACATGTCTGGAAGAATTAAAATGATGGTTTTCTTTTAATGAAGCCTTCATGGTATTTACACTGATGCAGAACAATGTATACTTAACCAGGGATTTCATGGGCTTACTATAATAAAGTTTTGAGatcagggttgtagctcagtggtagagcacttgcctagccctaGCCATtcagacctgggttccatccccagaaaaaaaaaaaaaaaaaagctactgtaAGCACACACATGCTGTCCTCATGCAGTGCCCTTCTTTCCCTCAGGAACCTTCGCAGGCTGGACATCTCAAACCTCCCAGCTGTGTCCTACCCAGGCCTCACTCGGATCCTGGTGGAGGAGATGCTGCCCAACTGTGAGGTCCTGGGGATGGATGAGGACCAGGCGCtgtagctgaggctggaggagcagCCTCAGGACTCGGCCAGCCCCAACCCTGCCTGACCCCAGCCCACTCTGCTCTCCCGTGGATGGCAGCAGGCTGGTGGAATGTGTGATGGCGCCCACACTCTTGACTTGCAATGGGGATCCCGCAGCAGGGAAGAGGGCCTGGCAGGTCCGAGGGCGTGAGGTCAGGTGTTTATTCCCAGCTGCCTTTGGCTGGCAGTCAGGGTTCTTGTCACCCTGTCAGGCACTCCTTTCCACACACTGCTCCTTCCCCTGCCTCTAGGGCCTGGTGAGATAAAGGCTCCCAATCAGTAGGACAGGGAGCTGTCCTCGCCCCATGCATGGCTCAGTCTTGTCAAGAGGCCTCTCCCAAGCTGTCCCACATTTGAGTATGTGGCCGTCTCTTGCAGGAACCCTGACATGGGGTGCTGCAAGCACTTGACAGCAGTGGCTCTCCCCAGTGCAGGGCTGGTCAGCTTACAGCAGCATGTCCAGCATCCCTGGCCCACACTTACTGAAGGCCAGTAGTACCACCTGAACTCCCAGTGTTGCCAGtaattgatttattgattttgagCTCCAAATTCAACTTTTCTGCCTGCTCTGTGAAAATGAAgctgagcttttaaaatatttcctttgccAACTGGCAGGACAGACTTCCCGCCAGAGGGTGCTGGAGGAACACTCCAGGAGGAGAGGCCCGTGCTCTGCTGTACCTACAGCTTACCTGCTCCGGGTCTTGGTCTTGCCGGGCTGGTGGCTTCCTCCCGCACTCAGCTCCTGGAGAGCCATGTGGTCCACAGCCTCCTCTGGTGCCCGCCCCCTCCACCAGTGGTCTCACAGGGGCCTCTGTTGATGCTTCTCTGTGAATAACTCCCCAGCACTCCGGATGGGCTTCTGGTCAATTCGGAGGCAGTTTACCAATGAATTCCTTGTGATCCCAATTCACTGCTGAGATcaataattctttatattaaacTTTGCCTGTTGAAATTACTGTGTGGTTTCCTCCCCTGATTGGATCCAGATGGATGCAGAATCTGTCTGCAGTTTCTCAGGACACCCAGACTCCTAAATAGAGTTTTGGGATTGGTTTGGTTGTAGCTTTGGGCTTAAGCTAAGCTCCTTGCTGATGGGAAACAGGTGGCATCAGAGCCCTGGCATCACCTATGGTGATCCAGCATGATGAGCTGCCAACTGAAACACGTGCGTGGGAGCCCCGGTGGATGCTGGGCTTGAAAGCTGTGACAGATGGGACAATTCTAAACAGTAAGATGTTGATGGATTCTTGGGAATGCCTTTAAGTGCTTACAGATAATGACAAGCCTAATATGTCACATCTAACAACTAGAGAGGTTTCATTATAGCACCAAAAGCTATAATGGTCATCTGTTGGACCCAGAGTAAACAGATCTCAAAGCGTCAAGTTACTCAAAGACCCCTTTACCAGTGCCAAGAGATCTATCAACCTGCCTATGCTTGGAAAACTTGTGATGACTTGGGATCCTCACTTTGAAAGGGGGCATCCATTAATAAGACTTACAAGTGTTCCCTTGCTACCCCACATCCATAAATGCCAAGGGTCAAATCTCAGCTTGCTCCAGGGGAACAGGTACCTACCAGGATACAGGAAGGAACAGCTTACATACCATAGAACAAGACTGCAAATATATGTGTAGTTGGAAACTTGGGAAATGTGTGCAGGAATGGATTTTAAGTGTGTCAGACCAATGAGGGTGGTTCTGACACTAGTAGGGGCTTTGACATTTGCAAGGTGAGCACACTTACCAGAGATGCCTGATTTAATGGGTTACTTTGTGCAGCAGGAGTGGTTCTAACAGTTCTTGGTTGGCTGACTGGAACTTGGACCCCAAAGTAGCCTACAGTAAAGAGGCTGAGACTAGAAGTGCCCTGGCATAATATAGAGGCAAGGAATCCAAAGGCTTAGTTAGGGAGACAGACACACCAGGTTGGAGTGATCACATTGGATCTGCACGGCCACCTTCAACTGCAAGCCTCAAGTAGACACCTCTTATTAACAGACTAATCCTGTATTTCTTCAATCCCAAATTTAGTTAATCCTCTTTATATCAAACTTTCCCTGTTCCAACTGCTATGTGGTTTCTCCTCAATGGACCCAGAATGACGCCCCAGGAGAGGGGCTCTGTGTGAGATGAGCAGGAGTTCAGGGGGCTTGACCTCCTCTTCTGACCCCAGGTGAGGCAggctggccctgcctggccctgcctggcccctggccaTCCTCCTAGTAGTAGCTTTATTCCACTGGCATTCACCACTTCCACCCCACTCTCTTCCTCCAGCTGTTCCATTATTCAAACCTTAGGGAGGAAATCAGAGCTGGACAGATAACAAGCTTCTGCTGCTGACTGGGTTCCTGACAAACTCTGGACAGTATCTCTCCAACCAGGTGGGGTGAAGAGGTCAGCCCCAAGGTCCCAGGAGACAGTGGGACAAGGAAGCCCCACCTATTCCCTCCCTAGATAGCTGGCGCAGCCCCAACAGCAGAGGTCCCTGGAGGACAGGGTGTAAACACAGGCAGACACCTTTTCTAGTCCCAAGGGCGGGACGTGAGTGATGCTGAAGTCACTGCAGCGAGGGAGGGGCAGGCACCAGGGCAGCTGGCCCCAGGACTGGGTGAAGGCCTTAGGAATTGCTTACAGGCCTCCCTTCGGGTGGGTGGCCTAGGCGAAGAGGGGGGAGGTTCTCTTGGCTTCCTGTGTGCTCCCCCATCACCCCTACTGCCCTTCACTTAGCTCCCCTTCACCTGGTCCTTCTCCCTCGTTCCTCTTCGCTGGTTCCTCACAGGCTCCCTTCACCTCTCCCAGGGTCAGTCTCCACCTTCCGGTTTCCTGCTCCCAGTCCTCCACCCACAGCCCTCAACCTTGGCTCCTGCAGGGGCTTCCTAGTCAACCCATGTTCATTTCCCTGCTCCACGCCCTCCAGGGCACCTTCCCCATCTTCTCCTGGCTCTCTcatctctgtctccctcttttctctcttcctgactCCTGGCCGAGGTCTCCCTGGCTGTCTTTCTCTCCCCTTGATGTCCCGCCTCCTCCCTGCCAGGCCAGTCCTCACCCCTACCCCGACTACAGGCGCAACAGCAAACATCCATATCTCTGGCGGCTGATCCATCCCCACTCAGCACATTCACACCGCCTCTGGGCTGTGGCCTCAAGCCAGCCCCTGGCCTCCCTCCCCATCTTTCCTCTTTAGGACTCTTCCCTCTGGGTCATTCTGACACCACCCAGTCCTTGGCCTCACCCTCTCCTGGACTCTCTCCCCTAGGCTCCTGAACCACCCCTCCTGGGCCTCACAGGGTCCCGTCTGTTGCTGTGGCCACCCCTGCACCTTTCCCCCTGTCTCACCAGAAAACCAGCCCTAACACGCAGGGAGGCTCATCTCCCCTTGGGCCTCCCgcctccccactccctcctccctcagccccgCCCCGGCCCCTCCCGGCCCCTGGGGCCCTCCAGCCTCCTGCTCCCgcccaggctgggctgggctgggctgggctggcagcCTGACGACACTCAGGCAGGGGCAGCACCGAGAAAACCTGACCAGAGGCCCGGCCGCGCCGGAGCTGGTGGGAGCCAGACCAAAAGGTACAGAGGAGACAGATCCCGGGTCCCCCAACCCTGTCCCTGGAGTAGTGTTGCTGGGAGAGGGAGGCTGGGTTTCTGAGAAGTGAAAGGAACCCCCCAGCCAGCTGGGAATCAAGTGATCCTGATTCCCGGGAAgaatggagagaagaggaggTAGGAATGGTGACCAGTGGAAATGGGGACTAGGTCACCTCCAGGGCTTTTAGGAAGGTGGAAAAAGAATGGGATTGGAATGGAGGGGAAAGTCCCCAGGCCAGTTGGGTCCCTGGCAGGCTGGGGGTGACCTGTTGgggtcagagaaagagagaagccaTTACAGGGTTGGCTAAGACAGTGAAAAACTGAGGCAATTTGCCTGGGGCCCGGCTGGGCCCTCTCTAGAGGCTGGTCACACCTCTGTAGCTCCCCTGTGGCTCCCTTTTGCAGCTCCCTCGGCTGCCCCTTCCCTGGGCCAGGTCATGCGCTGCCCCAAGTGTCTGCTCTGCCTGTCAGCATTGCTCACGCTCCTGGGCCTCAAAGTGTACATCGAGTGGACCTCCGAATCCCGGCTTAGCAAGGCCTACCCAGGACCCCGGGGTACACTGTCAGGCCCCACATCAGCCAGCACTGAGCCCACCCTGCCTGCCAACCTCTCAGCCCGCCTGGGCCAGACTGGCCCACTGCCTTCAGCTTATTGGAACCAGCAACAGTGGCGGCTGAGAGCCCTGCCCAGTGAGAACAGTGCTGAGGCAGGGGGCTGCCAGGCTTggggagctgctgctgctgctgagatCCCAGACTTCACCTCCTACCCTGAGGACCTCCGTCGCTTCTTGCTGTCAGCAGCCTGCCGGAGCTTTCCACAGTGGCTGCCTGAAGGCAGCCAAGTAGCCAGCTGCTCAGACACTAACGTCCCCTTCCTGCTGTTGGCTGTCAAGTCGGAACCAGGACGCTTTGCAGAACGACAGGCCGTGAGGGAGACGTGGGGCCGTCCAGCTCCTGGGATTCGGCGGCTCTTCCTGCTGGGGTCCCCAGTGGGTGAGGGGGGACCTGACCTGCGCTCACTGGTGGCCTGGGAGAGCCGTCGCTACAATGACCTGCTGCTCTGGGATTTCCTTGACGTCCCCTACAACCGGACGCTCAAAGACCTGCTGTTGCTGGCCTGGCTGGGCCACCACTGTCCGGAGGTGAATTTTGTCCTGCAAGCTCAGGACGATGCTTTTGTACACATGCCCGCCCTGCTGGATCACCTGCAGGCCCTGCCGCCCACCTGGGCCCGAAGTCTCTACCTGGGTGAGGTCTTCACCCAGGCCAAGCCCCTCAGGAAGCCTGGGGGACCCTTCTATGTGCCCGGGTCCTTCTTTGAAGGTGGTTACCCAGCCTATGCGAGCGGGGGTGGCTACGTCATCGCAGGGCGCCTGGCTCCTTGGCTGCTGCAGGCAGCAGCCCGCGTGGCACCCTTCCCGTTCGATGATGTCTACACAGGCCTTTGCTTCCGAGCCCTGGGTCTAGTGCCACGGACACACCCAGGCTTCCTCACAGCCTGGCCAGCAGACCGCTCCACAGACCCCTGTACACTCCGAGACCTGCTGCTGGTGCGGCCCCTCAGCCCCCAGGACAGCATTCGGCTCTGGAGACAGCTGCAGGAGCTGCAGCCGCAGTGCTGAGCCTCGAGAGGAGAAGGGGCTAACCTGGtctgccccccgcccccaggcctTGGTGTGAGGGTGCAGGTCCTGGATCCTGGACTGCTTGAGCCACTCCTGGGCACTCTCTGTCCAGGGGACTGGACAGAAAGGATGAGGCAACAGCTTGTTTTTGTCtaccttttgtttttgaaaaatatgtactCCCCACTCTGAGGCCTCAAATGGTTTTTGCATTTGTGGGGCCGCGGGGTGCAACGAAGCAGAGCTCAGCTGCCCTTGGACCTTCACTGTAGACACACCCCTTCCTGCAGTGGCAGATCTGATAGGTATCCTGGTCACTTTACTGGACACTAGGCTTGAGCTATCCCATGGGAGAGCAGAGGACCATCTCTGGAGGGCCTCCCACCACCCCATCCATCTGCCAAACCTGACCCTCCAGCCTGTGGAAGTTGCAGGGGAAGCAAATATCTCAACAGCTTTGTCCTTATGTATCTAATGTGTAGAAGCCGGGTGTGTCCCAGATTAGTCATGTTGGACCCTCCCCTGACCCCCAAACTCCAGGTAACAGAGACCAGAGGTGCTGAAGAGCTACAGGCAGAGCCGCAGAGTTTATTTACTCCCCTGACCAACTGTCACTGAGTAAACTCCATAGGCCACCCTGCCATCTCACCCCACCCACCAGAGGAGGAGCTTCAGGTTCCTAGGCACGCTGGCCCCTGGGAGGAGGCACTGTAACAGGTGAAGAGGAGCTGACCAAGTCTCAGCAACTGCTGCAAACATGGCCCCCCAAGTGGAGCTGCCtggaggggagggatggggagtaGGAGCCACCACCACAGTCTGAGGCACAACCCAGCCACCAGTAATTTATTAGAGCTGGCTGGGGAAGCAGTGGGGGTGGGCATCCTGCCAGGCCTCCCTCCTCAGCTCAGAGTGTGGCACCTATCCGAGTAGCTGGGGAGCATCTCACTTGTCAAAGTGGTCCAGGGGGTAATGCTCCCCATAGGTCTGGAGATGCCGGGCCAGGGACTCCTGCTGCTTCCGGAGCTGGGTGGGCATCTCCTGATACACGTCCGAGAAGAGCAGGTAGGGGCTGGGCTTCGGCTTGCGCTCGGCCTGCTCAAAGGCCTCCATCACCTGGGGGACACCAGAGGGTGGGAGGCATACACCTCCCCATGGCCCTGCCTCTCCCTGTGGGGCCTGAGCCAGGGGTTAGCTGCTGAACCTCCATGTTCCCATCTGGACAATGGAGAGGATGAAGACAAAGGAGGTGAAGTTAACTGTGTCAGACTGTCTCCAAGCGGATCTCCACTGCTCAGGGACTAAGCTGCCGCGTCCTCAGGTCACCCCCTAAATGGGGCACTCTAGTACCCTCTCCAGGGGTGAGGAAGTGGCAGGACAGCTTGCCCAGGACATACTGCAAGATGTGGCTGAGGCCAAGTGACAGCCTCATACCACAAGCCACACCTGGGGACACAATGGGTTACCCTCTGAGTCTCTCAGCTTGACAACCCCAGATCCCAGCACCCCATTCTCCCAGAGCTCTTACCCACAGCACAGCAGCCCCCCCAGCACGCCCAGCCTAAGTGACAGTGGCCCCTAACCTTTTTGCGTGACTGCTTCCGCCAGGCCTTCTCCTGCTCCTCGTCCCACCAGCCACGGCTCAGCAGGTAGAGCCTCAACCTTGAGATGGGGTGGTCCTGCTTGTCCCAGTAGTTGACCTCATCCACTGAGCGGTACGCCGAACTGTCGTCACTGGTGCTGTGGTGCCCAATCCTGCCCAGGAGGGGCCCTGGTCAACTTGGGGCCCCTGGAGTAGGGGTCAGAGAGATGGGGGGACTAGGGAGGAAGGGGTGGAAAGGGAGCAAAGGCAGGGAGGGGGATGGCCCCCAGGTGTGGAAGCCACATTCTAGGGGCAGTAGTGAGGGAGCTACTACAGATGGTAGCTATCA from Urocitellus parryii isolate mUroPar1 chromosome 15, mUroPar1.hap1, whole genome shotgun sequence includes:
- the Dmac2 gene encoding distal membrane-arm assembly complex protein 2 isoform X2, with the protein product MAAPRSFLCLLAPIYNGGTRGIHGLSGAVPPEGSQRERRTLLQFLTDHFYDVEALRQYLLQRKIAKVHKENRFQDHEWIRSDKRGHFFLEFLKLQTVPVQAVDASGCAINYDGLDNLLPLKELQSLSLQRCPNVDDWCLSRLYLLAGSLQELSLSGCPHISERGLACLHHLQNLRRLDISNLPAVSYPGLTRILVEEMLPNCEVLGMDEDQAL
- the B3gnt8 gene encoding UDP-GlcNAc:betaGal beta-1,3-N-acetylglucosaminyltransferase 8; the encoded protein is MRCPKCLLCLSALLTLLGLKVYIEWTSESRLSKAYPGPRGTLSGPTSASTEPTLPANLSARLGQTGPLPSAYWNQQQWRLRALPSENSAEAGGCQAWGAAAAAEIPDFTSYPEDLRRFLLSAACRSFPQWLPEGSQVASCSDTNVPFLLLAVKSEPGRFAERQAVRETWGRPAPGIRRLFLLGSPVGEGGPDLRSLVAWESRRYNDLLLWDFLDVPYNRTLKDLLLLAWLGHHCPEVNFVLQAQDDAFVHMPALLDHLQALPPTWARSLYLGEVFTQAKPLRKPGGPFYVPGSFFEGGYPAYASGGGYVIAGRLAPWLLQAAARVAPFPFDDVYTGLCFRALGLVPRTHPGFLTAWPADRSTDPCTLRDLLLVRPLSPQDSIRLWRQLQELQPQC
- the Dmac2 gene encoding distal membrane-arm assembly complex protein 2 isoform X1 is translated as MAAPRSFLCLLAPIYNGGTRGIHGLSGAVPPEGSQRERRTLLQFLTDHFYDVEALRQYLLQRKIAKVHKENRSLAHIQEKYGPYIAGAFFVLKQGGAVKFQDHEWIRSDKRGHFFLEFLKLQTVPVQAVDASGCAINYDGLDNLLPLKELQSLSLQRCPNVDDWCLSRLYLLAGSLQELSLSGCPHISERGLACLHHLQNLRRLDISNLPAVSYPGLTRILVEEMLPNCEVLGMDEDQAL